The following proteins are encoded in a genomic region of Oryctolagus cuniculus chromosome 6, mOryCun1.1, whole genome shotgun sequence:
- the CXXC5 gene encoding CXXC-type zinc finger protein 5, whose protein sequence is MSSLGSGSQDAGGSGGSGGSSGSSSSTGGGSSGSKAGAADKSAPAATATPASVADDAPPPERRNKSGIISEPLNKSLRRSRPLSHYSSFGGSGGSSMMGGEAAEKAAAAATAASLLANGHDLAAAMALDKSNPTSKHKSGAVASLLSKAERATELAAEGQLTLQQFAQSTEMLKRVVQEHLPLMSEAGAGLPDMEAVAGAEALNGQSDFPYLGAFPINPGLFIMTPAGVFLAESALHMAGLAEYPMQGELASAISSGKKKRKRCGMCAPCRRRINCEQCSSCRNRKTGHQICKFRKCEELKKKPSAALEKVMLPTGAAFRWFQ, encoded by the exons ATGTCGAGCCTGGGCAGTGGCTCCCAGGATGCCGGCGGCAGTGGCGGCAGTggcggcagcagcggcagcagcagcagcactggtGGCGGCAGCAGTGGCTCCAAGGCAGGAGCGGCAGACAAGAGCGCGCCCGCGGCCACGGCCACCCCGGCCTCGGTGGCCGACGACGCCCCGCCCCCGGAGCGCCGGAACAAGAGCGGCATCATCAGCGAACCCCTCAACAAGAGCCTGCGCCGCTCGCGCCCGCTCTCCCACTACTCCTCCTTCGGCGGCAGTGGGGGCAGCAGCATGATGGGCGGGGAGGCTGCCGAGAAGGCGGCCGCAGCTGCGACCGCTGCCTCCCTGTTGGCCAACGGGCACGACCTGGCAGCGGCCATGGCGCTGGACAAAAGCAACCCTACCTCAAAGCACAAAAGCGGTGCTGTGGCCAGCCTGCTGAGCAAGGCCGAGCGGGCCACGGAGCTGGCGGCCGAGGGACAGCTGACGCTGCAGCAGTTTGCGCAGTCCACGGAGATGCTGAAGCGCGTCGTGCAGGAGCACCTGCCGCTCATGAGCGAGGCGGGCGCCGGCCTGCCTGACATGGAGGCCGTGGCTGGGGCCGAAGCCCTCAATGGCCAGTCCGACTTCCCCTACCTGGGCGCCTTCCCCATCAACCCGGGCCTCTTCATCATGACCCCGGCTGGCGTGTTCCTGGCTGAGAGCGCGCTGCACATGGCCGGCCTGGCCGAGTACCCCATGCAGGGAGAGCTGGCCTCCGCCATCAGCTCGGGCAAGAAGAAGCGGAAACGCTGCGGCATGTGTGCGCCCTGCCGGCGGCGCATCAACTGCGAGCAGTGCAGCAGTTGTAGGAACCGAAAGACTGGCCATCAGATTTGCAAATTCAGAAAATGTGAGGAACTCAAAAAGAAGCCTTCCGCTGCTCTGGAG aaGGTGATGCTTCCGACGGGAGCCGCCTTCCGGTGGTTTCAGTGA